In Sciurus carolinensis chromosome 17, mSciCar1.2, whole genome shotgun sequence, one genomic interval encodes:
- the Lingo3 gene encoding leucine-rich repeat and immunoglobulin-like domain-containing nogo receptor-interacting protein 3, with protein sequence MTCWLRVLSLHLLLLPAAPPPAGGCPARCECAAQTRAVVCARRRLTAVPDGVPAETRVLELSRNRIRCLNPGDLAALPALEELDLSQNVIAHVEPGAFANLPRLRVLRLRGNQLKLIPPGVFTRLENLTLLDLSENRLVILLDYTFQDLHSLRRLEVGDNDLVFISRRAFAGLLALEELTLERCNLTALSGESLGHLRGLGALRLRHLAIAALEDQNFRKLPGLLHLEIDNWPLLEDVAAGSLRGLNLTSLSVTHTNITAVPAAALRHQAHLTCLNLSHNPISTVPRGSFRDLVRLRELHLAGALLAVVEPQAFLGLRQIRLLNLSNNLLSTLEESTFHSVNTLETLRVDGNPLACDCRLLWIVQRRKTLNFDGRLPACATPAEVRGDALRNLPDSVLFEYFVCRKPKIRERRLQHVTATAGDDVRFLCRAEGEPAPTVAWVTPQHRAVTAASAGRARVLPGGTLEILDARPQDSGTYTCVASNAGGNDTYFATLTVQPAPAANRTLGEGRNETQVAARFPLDLTAILVSTAMGCITFLGVVLFCFLLLFVWSRGRGQHKNNFSVEYSFRKVDGPAAAAGQGGARKFNMKMI encoded by the coding sequence ATGACCTGCTGGCTGCGCGTGCTGAGCCtgcacctgctgctgctgcccgcGGCGCCGCCCCCGGCCGGGGGCTGCCCGGCCCGCTGCGAGTGCGCCGCCCAGACGCGCGCCGTGGTCTGCGCGCGCCGCCGCCTGACCGCCGTGCCCGACGGCGTCCCGGCCGAGACGCGCGTGCTGGAGCTCAGCCGCAACCGCATCCGCTGCCTGAATCCCGGAGACCTGGCCGCGCTGCCCGCGCTGGAGGAGCTGGACCTGAGCCAGAACGTCATCGCGCACGTGGAGCCCGGCGCCTTCGCCAACCTGCCGCGCCTGCGCGTCCTGCGTCTCCGCGGCAACCAGCTGAAACTCATCCCGCCCGGGGTCTTCACGCGCCTGGAGAACCTCACGCTGCTGGATCTGAGCGAGAACAGGCTGGTCATCCTGCTAGACTACACCTTCCAGGACCTGCACAGCCTCCGCAGGCTCGAGGTGGGCGACAACGACCTGGTGTTCATCTCGCGCCGGGCCTTCGCGGGGCTGCTGGCCCTGGAGGAGCTGACCCTGGAGCGCTGCAACCTCACGGCACTGTCCGGAGAGTCGCTGGGCCATCTGCGGGGCCTGGGCGCCCTGCGGCTGCGACACCTGGCCATCGCCGCCCTGGAGGACCAGAACTTCCGGAAGCTTCCCGGGCTGCTGCACCTGGAGATCGACAACTGGCCCCTGCTGGAGGACGTGGCCGCCGGCAGCCTGCGGGGCCTCAACCTGACCTCGCTCTCCGTCACCCACACCAATATCACCGCGGTGCCGGCCGCCGCGCTGCGGCACCAGGCACATCTGACCTGCCTCAACCTGTCCCACAACCCCATCAGCACGGTGCCCCGAGGGTCCTTTCGGGACCTAGTCCGCCTGCGGGAGCTGCACCTGGCCGGGGCCCTGCTGGCGGTGGTGGAGCCGCAGGCCTTCCTGGGCCTGCGACAGATCCGCCTGCTGAACCTGTCCAACAACCTGCTGTCCACGCTGGAGGAGAGCACCTTCCACTCGGTCAACACGCTGGAGACGCTGCGCGTGGACGGGAACCCGCTGGCCTGTGACTGCCGCCTGCTCTGGATCGTGCAGCGTCGCAAGACCCTCAACTTCGACGGGCGCCTGCCGGCCTGCGCCACCCCGGCCGAGGTGCGCGGCGACGCGCTGCGCAACCTGCCCGACTCCGTGCTCTTCGAGTACTTCGTCTGCCGCAAGCCCAAGATCCGCGAGCGCCGGCTGCAGCACGTCACCGCCACCGCGGGCGACGACGTCCGCTTCCTCTGCCGCGCCGAGGGCGAGCCGGCGCCCACCGTGGCCTGGGTGACCCCGCAGCACCGCGCGGTGACGGCCGCCAGCGCCGGCCGGGCGCGCGTGCTGCCGGGGGGCACGCTGGAGATCCTGGACGCGCGGCCGCAGGACAGCGGGACCTACACGTGCGTGGCCAGCAACGCGGGCGGCAACGACACCTACTTCGCCACGCTGACGGTGCAGCCCGCGCCGGCCGCCAACCGGACCCTGGGCGAGGGCCGCAACGAGACACAGGTGGCGGCGCGCTTCCCGCTGGACCTCACCGCCATTCTGGTGTCCACGGCCATGGGGTGCATCACGTTCCTGGGCGTGGTGCTTTTCTGCTTCCTGCTGCTCTTCGTGTGGAGCCGGGGCCGCGGGCAGCACAAGAACAACTTCTCGGTGGAGTACTCCTTCCGTAAGGTGGACGGTCCGGCCGCCGCCGCGGGCCAGGGCGGCGCGCGCAAGTTCAACATGAAGATGATTTGA